From one Brachypodium distachyon strain Bd21 chromosome 4, Brachypodium_distachyon_v3.0, whole genome shotgun sequence genomic stretch:
- the LOC100841761 gene encoding chaperone protein ClpC2, chloroplastic translates to MEKILLKPPALGSPGAGLGGSWRSRCTRRPPSVVRAIPTAASFRPIKISAKSLAAHRRDIHTHPATLAPLGLGPGGPWAHGPSSSSRGGPRRRFVTTRAMFESFTEKAIKVIILAQEETRRLGHNTVGSEQILLGLIGEGTGIAARALKSAGLNLKDARVEVEKALGRGTGLIPVEIPFTASAKKVIEFSAEESRQLGHNYIGSEHLLLGLVREDDGAALIILKKFQADPNNIRNEVMRMISEISEGQTVGTGVGGGSTGSKMPTLEEYGTNLTKLAEEGKLDPVVGRQKQIERVLQILGRRTKNNPCLIGEPGVGKTAVAEGLAQRIVTGDVPETVEGKTVITLDMGLLVAGTKYRGEFEERLKKLMDEIKQNGEIILFLDEVHTLVGAGAAEGAIDAANILKPALARGELQCIGATTIDEYRKHIEKDPALERRFQPVKVPEPMVDEAIGILKGLQERYEIHHKLRYTDEALVAAALLSHQYISDRFLPDKAIDLMDEAGSLVRLRHAKLPEEAKVLDKKLKEVIKQKDDAIRCQQFEMAGELRSEEVELKSQITSLVAKNKEMNKAEVESGALAGPVVTEADIQQIVSTWTSVPVEKVSVDESDRLLRMEETLHRRVIGQDEAVKAISRAIRRARVGLRDPSRPIASFIFAGPTGVGKSELAKSLATCYYGSEEAMVRLDMSEFMERHTVAKLIGSPPGYVGYSEGGQLTEAVRRRPYTVVLLDEIEKAHPDVFNLMLQIMEDGRLTDSKGRMVDFKNTLIIMTSNVGSSVIEKGGRQLGFDNGDGVEDGEISSSSSYGRIKSLVDEEMKQYFRPEFLNRLDEMIVFRQLNKFEVKEIADIMLAEVAGRMKEKGIELLVTESFKELVVDEGFDPSYGARPLRRAIMRLLEDTLADKILAEEVKEGDSVILDADSAGNVAVLSRHGDSPEHQPGQFLALPS, encoded by the exons ATGGAAAAAATCTTGCTGAAGCCACCTGCTCTTGGATCACCTGGCGCCGGACTTGGTGGTAGCTGGAGGTCCCGGTGCACCAGGAGGCCTCCTTCCGTCGTTCGGGCGATTCCAACGGCGGCAAGCTTCCGTCCCATCAAGATATCCGCGAAATCGCTCGCCGCTCACCGGCGAGACATCCATACCCATCCGGCAACGCTCGCCCCTTTGGGCCTCGGCCCAGGCGGACCATGGGCCCATGGgccgtcatcgtcgtcgagAGGCGGCCCCCGGCGCCGCTTCGTGACCACCAGGGCCATGTTCGAGAGCTTCACGGAGAAGGCCATCAAGGTGATCATCCTGGCGCAGGAGGAGACGCGGCGCCTGGGGCACAATACGGTCGGCAGCGAGCAGATCCTCCTGGGCCTCATCGGAGAAGGCACCGGCATCGCCGCCAGGGCGCTCAAGTCCGCGGGGCTCAACCTCAAGGACGCGCGCGTCGAGGTTGAGAAGGCCCTCGGCAGGGGCACCGGCCTCATTCCCGTCGAGATCCCCTTCACGGCGTCCGCCAAGAAGGTGATCGAGTTTTCCGCTGAGGAATCCCGCCAGCTAG GACATAATTACATTGGATCGGAACACTTGCTTCTTGGGTTGGTCCGTGAGGACGATGGTGCCGCACTCATTATTCTTAAGAAATTTCAGGCTGATCCCAACAACATACGCAATGAG GTTATGAGAATGATCTCTGAAATCTCTGAAGGTCAAACTGTTGGTACTGGAGTTGGGGGAGGAAGCACAGGATCCAAGATGCCAACACTTGAGGAGTATGGGACTAATCTAACAAAATTAGCAGAGGAG GGAAAGCTAGATCCTGTCGTCGGAAGGCAGAAACAGATCGAGCGTGTGCTGCAGATTTTGGGTAGACGGACAAAGAACAACCCCTGCCTTATTGGAGAGCCTGGTGTTGGAAAGACGGCTGTTGCAGAAGGCCTTGCGCAGCGCATTGTCACCGGGGACGTGCCTGAAACTGTTGAAGGGAAAACG GTTATCACCCTTGATATGGGACTTCTTGTTGCCGGTACCAAATACCGTGGGGAGTTTGAAGAAAGGTTGAAGAAACTGATGGATGAAATCAAGCAGAACGGTGAGATAATACTGTTCCTTGATGAAGTTCACACGTTGGTAGGAGCTGGAGCGGCAGAAGGTGCTATTGACGCTGCTAATATTCTGAAGCCAGCACTGGCAAGAGGTGAACTTCAG TGTATCGGAGCCACTACGATTGATGAGTACAGGAAGCACATTGAGAAAGACCCTGCACTGGAGAGGCGTTTCCAACCTGTGAAAGTTCCAGAGCCCATGGTTGACGAAGCCATAGGAATTCTCAAAGGGCTCCAGGAGCGATACGAAATCCACCACAAGCTCCGATATACAGATGAAGCACTGGTTGCCGCTGCTCTCCTCTCGCACCAATACATCAG CGATCGGTTCCTCCCAGATAAGGCAATCGACTTGATGGATGAGGCAGGGTCTCTTGTCAGGCTACGGCATGCCAAG CTACCTGAGGAAGCTAAAGTTCTCGACAAGAAGCTCAAGGAAGTCATCAAACAGAAGGACGACGCCATCCGTTGCCAGCAGTTCGAGATG GCAGGAGAGCTTCGCAGCGAAGAGGTGGAGCTGAAGTCCCAGATCACGTCACTGGTGGCGAAGAACAAGGAGATGAAcaaggcggaggtggagtccgGCGCGTTGGCGGGCCCGGTGGTGACCGAGGCGGACATCCAGCAGATTGTGTCCACGTGGACGAGCGTCCCGGTGGAGAAGGTGTCGGTGGACGAGTCAGACCGGCTGCTGAGGATGGAGGAGACCCTGCACCGGCGTGTGATCGGGCAGGACGAGGCCGTGAAAGCCATCAGCCGCGCCATCCGCCGGGCACGCGTCGGGCTCCGGGACCCGAGCCGGCCCATCGCGAGCTTTATCTTCGCCGGCCCGACAGGGGTCGGCAAGTCGGAGCTCGCCAAGTCGCTGGCCACTTGCTACTATGGGTCCGAGGAGGCCATGGTCCGGCTGGACATGAGCGAGTTCATGGAGCGCCACACAGTGGCGAAGCTCATCGGCTCCCCGCCTGGGTACGTCGGGTACTCGGAGGGTGGCCAGCTGACGGAGGCCGTCCGGCGGAGGCCCTACACCGTGGTGCTGCTGGACGAGATCGAAAAGGCGCACCCGGATGTGTTCAACCTGATGCTGCAGATCATGGAGGACGGCCGGCTCACGGACAGCAAAGGCAGGATGGTGGACTTCAAGAACACGCTCATCATCATGACCTCCAACGTCGGCAGCAGCGTCATCGAGAAGGGCGGGAGGCAGCTGGGCTTCGACAATGGTGACGGCGTCGAAGACGGCGAGatcagtagcagcagcagctacgGGAGGATCAAGAGCCTGGTGGACGAGGAGATGAAGCAGTACTTCCGGCCCGAGTTCCTCAACCGGCTAGACGAGATGATTGTCTTCCGGCAGCTCAACAAGTTTGAGGTCAAGGAGATCGCCGACATCATGCTTGCCGAGGTCGCGGGGCGGATGAAGGAGAAGGGGATCGAGCTGCTGGTGACAGAGAGCTTTAAGGAGCTTGTCGTCGACGAAGGCTTCGACCCCAGCTACGGAGCACGGCCGCTGAGGAGGGCGATTATGAGGCTGCTGGAGGACACGCTCGCCGACAAGATACTCGCCGAGGAGGTGAAGGAGGGAGACTCTGTCATCCTCGACGCAGACTCGGCAGGGAACGTCGCCGTGCTCAGTCGGCATGGCGACTCGCCGGAGCACCAGCCCGGCCAGTTTCTTGCTCTGCCTAGTTGA
- the LOC100836192 gene encoding endonuclease III homolog 1, chloroplastic isoform X2 — MPHLLPVGIGLSSISSMHNTRSTSRLLRASRPELNPGVREVKCESSVSFDNSKYEMNSMKRKKLSRVLELNGEHPKKEVDIVPDIEDFRYDKIKAEASISTDGVPASSIVAPENWEAVLGGIKSMRLSGEAPVDTKGCEKAGSLLPPKERRFAVLISTMMSSQTKDEVTHAAVERLSENGLLDPDAIVRTDETTLANLIKPVGFYQRKAQFIKEASKVCLKRFGGDIPDSLTELLALKGVGPKMAHLVMSIAWKNTQGICVDTHVHRISNRLGWVYREGTKQKTTTPEQTRMSLEKWLPKDEWEPINPLLVGFGQTICTPLRPKCVNCGINTLCPSAFKEPSSPNPKQKKRGLGRT, encoded by the exons ATGCCCCATCTCCTCCCGGTCGGCATTGGTCTCTCGTCGATCTCATCCATGCACAATACCCGGTCCACCTCCAGGCTGCTTCGCGCCTCCCGCCCGGAGCTCAACCCAG GTGTAAGAGAAGTGAAGTGTGAATCCAGTGTTTCTTTTGACAACTCCAAGTATGAAATGAATTCCATGAAGAGGAAAAAGTTGAGCCGGGTGCTTGAATTAAACGGGGAGCATCCTAAGAAGGAG GTTGATATCGTTCCTGACATTGAAGATTTTCGATATGACAAGATCAAGGCAGAAGCATCAATATCTACAGATGGTGTACCAGCATCATCAA TTGTAGCTCCAGAAAATTGGGAAGCAGTTCTTGGAGGTATAAAAAGCATGAGGTTATCTGGTGAGGCCCCTGTAGATACAAAGGGCTGTGAAAAAGCTGGTTCTCTTCTTCCACCCAAG GAAAGAAGGTTTGCAGTTCTGATATCAACTATGATGTCAAGCCAAACAAAAGATGAAGTTACACATG CTGCCGTGGAGCGTCTCTCCGAGAATGGTTTACTAGACCCTGATGCTATCGTCAGAACAGATGAGACCACACTAGCTAACCTTATCAAACCG GTTGGATTCTATCAGAGAAAGGCCCAATTCATAAAAGAAGCTTCTAAAGTTTGTCTTAAACGATTTGGAGGTGATATTCCAGATTCTTTGACGGAGTTGCTTGCTCTGAAAGGAGTTGGCCCTAAAATGGCTCATCTG GTGATGAGCATCGCATGGAAGAATACTCAAGGAATCTGTGTGGATACCCATGTGCATCGCATTTCTAACCGTCTTGGATGGGTCTACCGAGAAGGAACAAAGCAG AAAACTACAACACCAGAACAAACAAGGATGTCTCTCGAGAAGTGGTTGCCAAAGGACGAGTGGGAGCCTATAAACCCGCTGCTG GTTGGATTTGGGCAGACAATCTGTACTCCGCTGAGGCCCAAATGCGTGAACTGTGGTATAAACACCCTTTGCCCCTCAGCGTTTAAGGAGCCATCAAGTCCAAATCCAAAGCAAAAGAAACGAGGTCTAGGTAGAACTTAA
- the LOC100836192 gene encoding endonuclease III homolog 1, chloroplastic isoform X1 has protein sequence MPHLLPVGIGLSSISSMHNTRSTSRLLRASRPELNPGVREVKCESSVSFDNSKYEMNSMKRKKLSRVLELNGEHPKKEVDIVPDIEDFRYDKIKAEASISTDGVPASSIRLEKKVKVSSVLKVVAPENWEAVLGGIKSMRLSGEAPVDTKGCEKAGSLLPPKERRFAVLISTMMSSQTKDEVTHAAVERLSENGLLDPDAIVRTDETTLANLIKPVGFYQRKAQFIKEASKVCLKRFGGDIPDSLTELLALKGVGPKMAHLVMSIAWKNTQGICVDTHVHRISNRLGWVYREGTKQKTTTPEQTRMSLEKWLPKDEWEPINPLLVGFGQTICTPLRPKCVNCGINTLCPSAFKEPSSPNPKQKKRGLGRT, from the exons ATGCCCCATCTCCTCCCGGTCGGCATTGGTCTCTCGTCGATCTCATCCATGCACAATACCCGGTCCACCTCCAGGCTGCTTCGCGCCTCCCGCCCGGAGCTCAACCCAG GTGTAAGAGAAGTGAAGTGTGAATCCAGTGTTTCTTTTGACAACTCCAAGTATGAAATGAATTCCATGAAGAGGAAAAAGTTGAGCCGGGTGCTTGAATTAAACGGGGAGCATCCTAAGAAGGAG GTTGATATCGTTCCTGACATTGAAGATTTTCGATATGACAAGATCAAGGCAGAAGCATCAATATCTACAGATGGTGTACCAGCATCATCAA TCAGGTTGGAGAAAAAGGTCAAAGTTTCATCTGTTCTGAAAG TTGTAGCTCCAGAAAATTGGGAAGCAGTTCTTGGAGGTATAAAAAGCATGAGGTTATCTGGTGAGGCCCCTGTAGATACAAAGGGCTGTGAAAAAGCTGGTTCTCTTCTTCCACCCAAG GAAAGAAGGTTTGCAGTTCTGATATCAACTATGATGTCAAGCCAAACAAAAGATGAAGTTACACATG CTGCCGTGGAGCGTCTCTCCGAGAATGGTTTACTAGACCCTGATGCTATCGTCAGAACAGATGAGACCACACTAGCTAACCTTATCAAACCG GTTGGATTCTATCAGAGAAAGGCCCAATTCATAAAAGAAGCTTCTAAAGTTTGTCTTAAACGATTTGGAGGTGATATTCCAGATTCTTTGACGGAGTTGCTTGCTCTGAAAGGAGTTGGCCCTAAAATGGCTCATCTG GTGATGAGCATCGCATGGAAGAATACTCAAGGAATCTGTGTGGATACCCATGTGCATCGCATTTCTAACCGTCTTGGATGGGTCTACCGAGAAGGAACAAAGCAG AAAACTACAACACCAGAACAAACAAGGATGTCTCTCGAGAAGTGGTTGCCAAAGGACGAGTGGGAGCCTATAAACCCGCTGCTG GTTGGATTTGGGCAGACAATCTGTACTCCGCTGAGGCCCAAATGCGTGAACTGTGGTATAAACACCCTTTGCCCCTCAGCGTTTAAGGAGCCATCAAGTCCAAATCCAAAGCAAAAGAAACGAGGTCTAGGTAGAACTTAA
- the LOC100836694 gene encoding uncharacterized protein LOC100836694 isoform X1 translates to MANPSLLFLPKVLCAVAAFCACLPAPVSAIRKETGFAAPIMCRRTVQGRHLISDDNGYVCSSLSIDPWSHCCPRTGARFSCQGCKLDLQCCNSYEYCVSCCLDPSRTKERDVLKLKVAKPVTAGTYANIFDFCMGRCRHSSASVVHENAYVSDFHHCFMVQQNLSAGSTDSNYGSRLAGISVIVGRQGEPCSSTCRAKGQSCVPSRLSELNKCQILQKYMRCRSGCFPSLGPDQPAEVVDEAPTSLNPGACLYMQTDERLTCDGSHQHTRRVCPCA, encoded by the exons ATGGCGAATCCaagcctcctcttcctccccaagGTCCTCTGCGCCGTCGCTGCCTTCTGCGCCTGTCTTCCCGCACCCGTCTCCGCCATCCG GAAGGAAACTGGGTTTGCTGCACCCATTATGTGCAGGAGGACTGTCCAAGGACGGCATTTGATTTCAGATGATAATG GTTACGTATGCTCTTCCCTTTCAATCGATCCATGGTCACACTGCTGCCCAAGAACAGGAGCACGCTTTTCCTGTCA GGGCTGCAAACTTGATTTACAGTGCTGCAACTCTTATGAGTATTGTGTTTCCTGCTGCTTGGATCCTTCCAGG ACCAAGGAAAGAGATGTTCTGAAGTTGAAGGTAGCTAAGCCAGTTACTGCTG GAACTTACGCCAATATCTTCGATTTCTGCATGGGAAGATGCCGCCATAGTTCTGCAAGCGTG GTCCATGAAAACGCATATGTGAGTGATTTCCATCATTGCTTCATGGTTCAGCAAAATTTATCAG CAGGATCAACTGATTCTAATTATGGATCAAGGTTGGCTGGTATAAGCGTCATTGTGGGAAG GCAGGGAGAACCGTGTAGTTCCACGTGTAGAGCAAAAGGACAATCATGTGTTCCGAGCAGGCTTTCTGAGTTGAACAAATGTCAGAT TTTACAGAAATATATGAGATGCAGAAGTGGTTGCTTCCCCAGTCTTGGACCAGATCAACCCGCCGAAGTTGTAGACGAAGCTCCAACAAGTTTG AATCCAGGAGCATGCTTGTACATGCAGACAGATGAGCGGCTCACATGTGATGGCTCACATCAACATACCCGGAGGGTCTGTCCTTGCGCATGA
- the LOC100836694 gene encoding uncharacterized protein LOC100836694 isoform X2: MANPSLLFLPKVLCAVAAFCACLPAPVSAIRKETGFAAPIMCRRTVQGRHLISDDNGYVCSSLSIDPWSHCCPRTGARFSCQGCKLDLQCCNSYEYCVSCCLDPSRTKERDVLKLKVAKPVTAGTYANIFDFCMGRCRHSSASVVHENAYVSDFHHCFMVQQNLSGSTDSNYGSRLAGISVIVGRQGEPCSSTCRAKGQSCVPSRLSELNKCQILQKYMRCRSGCFPSLGPDQPAEVVDEAPTSLNPGACLYMQTDERLTCDGSHQHTRRVCPCA, from the exons ATGGCGAATCCaagcctcctcttcctccccaagGTCCTCTGCGCCGTCGCTGCCTTCTGCGCCTGTCTTCCCGCACCCGTCTCCGCCATCCG GAAGGAAACTGGGTTTGCTGCACCCATTATGTGCAGGAGGACTGTCCAAGGACGGCATTTGATTTCAGATGATAATG GTTACGTATGCTCTTCCCTTTCAATCGATCCATGGTCACACTGCTGCCCAAGAACAGGAGCACGCTTTTCCTGTCA GGGCTGCAAACTTGATTTACAGTGCTGCAACTCTTATGAGTATTGTGTTTCCTGCTGCTTGGATCCTTCCAGG ACCAAGGAAAGAGATGTTCTGAAGTTGAAGGTAGCTAAGCCAGTTACTGCTG GAACTTACGCCAATATCTTCGATTTCTGCATGGGAAGATGCCGCCATAGTTCTGCAAGCGTG GTCCATGAAAACGCATATGTGAGTGATTTCCATCATTGCTTCATGGTTCAGCAAAATTTATCAG GATCAACTGATTCTAATTATGGATCAAGGTTGGCTGGTATAAGCGTCATTGTGGGAAG GCAGGGAGAACCGTGTAGTTCCACGTGTAGAGCAAAAGGACAATCATGTGTTCCGAGCAGGCTTTCTGAGTTGAACAAATGTCAGAT TTTACAGAAATATATGAGATGCAGAAGTGGTTGCTTCCCCAGTCTTGGACCAGATCAACCCGCCGAAGTTGTAGACGAAGCTCCAACAAGTTTG AATCCAGGAGCATGCTTGTACATGCAGACAGATGAGCGGCTCACATGTGATGGCTCACATCAACATACCCGGAGGGTCTGTCCTTGCGCATGA
- the LOC100836694 gene encoding uncharacterized protein LOC100836694 isoform X3: MIMVTYALPFQSIHGHTAAQEQEHAFPLMAPSRGCKLDLQCCNSYEYCVSCCLDPSRTKERDVLKLKVAKPVTAGTYANIFDFCMGRCRHSSASVVHENAYVSDFHHCFMVQQNLSAGSTDSNYGSRLAGISVIVGRQGEPCSSTCRAKGQSCVPSRLSELNKCQILQKYMRCRSGCFPSLGPDQPAEVVDEAPTSLNPGACLYMQTDERLTCDGSHQHTRRVCPCA, from the exons ATGATAATG GTTACGTATGCTCTTCCCTTTCAATCGATCCATGGTCACACTGCTGCCCAAGAACAGGAGCACGCTTTTCCT CTAATGGCACCATCCAGGGGCTGCAAACTTGATTTACAGTGCTGCAACTCTTATGAGTATTGTGTTTCCTGCTGCTTGGATCCTTCCAGG ACCAAGGAAAGAGATGTTCTGAAGTTGAAGGTAGCTAAGCCAGTTACTGCTG GAACTTACGCCAATATCTTCGATTTCTGCATGGGAAGATGCCGCCATAGTTCTGCAAGCGTG GTCCATGAAAACGCATATGTGAGTGATTTCCATCATTGCTTCATGGTTCAGCAAAATTTATCAG CAGGATCAACTGATTCTAATTATGGATCAAGGTTGGCTGGTATAAGCGTCATTGTGGGAAG GCAGGGAGAACCGTGTAGTTCCACGTGTAGAGCAAAAGGACAATCATGTGTTCCGAGCAGGCTTTCTGAGTTGAACAAATGTCAGAT TTTACAGAAATATATGAGATGCAGAAGTGGTTGCTTCCCCAGTCTTGGACCAGATCAACCCGCCGAAGTTGTAGACGAAGCTCCAACAAGTTTG AATCCAGGAGCATGCTTGTACATGCAGACAGATGAGCGGCTCACATGTGATGGCTCACATCAACATACCCGGAGGGTCTGTCCTTGCGCATGA
- the LOC100836694 gene encoding uncharacterized protein LOC100836694 isoform X4 — MLFPFNRSMVTLLPKNRSTLFLSLMAPSRGCKLDLQCCNSYEYCVSCCLDPSRTKERDVLKLKVAKPVTAGTYANIFDFCMGRCRHSSASVVHENAYVSDFHHCFMVQQNLSAGSTDSNYGSRLAGISVIVGRQGEPCSSTCRAKGQSCVPSRLSELNKCQILQKYMRCRSGCFPSLGPDQPAEVVDEAPTSLNPGACLYMQTDERLTCDGSHQHTRRVCPCA; from the exons ATGCTCTTCCCTTTCAATCGATCCATGGTCACACTGCTGCCCAAGAACAGGAGCACGCTTTTCCTGTCA CTAATGGCACCATCCAGGGGCTGCAAACTTGATTTACAGTGCTGCAACTCTTATGAGTATTGTGTTTCCTGCTGCTTGGATCCTTCCAGG ACCAAGGAAAGAGATGTTCTGAAGTTGAAGGTAGCTAAGCCAGTTACTGCTG GAACTTACGCCAATATCTTCGATTTCTGCATGGGAAGATGCCGCCATAGTTCTGCAAGCGTG GTCCATGAAAACGCATATGTGAGTGATTTCCATCATTGCTTCATGGTTCAGCAAAATTTATCAG CAGGATCAACTGATTCTAATTATGGATCAAGGTTGGCTGGTATAAGCGTCATTGTGGGAAG GCAGGGAGAACCGTGTAGTTCCACGTGTAGAGCAAAAGGACAATCATGTGTTCCGAGCAGGCTTTCTGAGTTGAACAAATGTCAGAT TTTACAGAAATATATGAGATGCAGAAGTGGTTGCTTCCCCAGTCTTGGACCAGATCAACCCGCCGAAGTTGTAGACGAAGCTCCAACAAGTTTG AATCCAGGAGCATGCTTGTACATGCAGACAGATGAGCGGCTCACATGTGATGGCTCACATCAACATACCCGGAGGGTCTGTCCTTGCGCATGA